The DNA sequence CGCTGACCCGCTACAAGAAGGAGGTCGCCCGGCTGCTCGCCGAGGTCTCCTTCGGGTCCGGCGCGCTGATCGTCATCCTCGGCACCGTCGGTGTCATGGCGTCGCTGTCGCTGTTCGTCGGCTCGCTGGTCGGTCTGCAGGGCTTCCGCGCCCTGGACGCCCTGGGCGTCGAGGCGCTGACCGGCTTCATCACCGCCTACTTCAACACCCGCTCGATCGCCCCGCTGGTCGCCGCCTCGGCGCTGACCGCGACGCTCGGCGCGGGCTTCACCGCCCAGCTCGGCGCGATGCGGATCTCCGAGGAGATCGACGCCCTCGAGGTCATGGCGGTGCCCTCGGTGCCCTACCTGGTCACCACCCGGGTGGTCGCCGGCATCGTCGCGATCATCCCGATCTACACCCTGGGCCTGCTCGCCAGCTACGCCGCCTCCCGGATCAACGTCACGCTGATCAACGGCCTGCCCGGCGGCACGTACGACCACTACTTCGACCTGTTCCTGCCGGTCAGTGACGTCCTCCTGTCCTACCTCAAGGTCATCGTCTTCGCGACGGTGATCATCCTGATCCACTGCCACTACGGCTACTCGGCCAAGGGCGGCCCGGCGGGCGTCGGTGTCGCGGTGGGGCGCGCGGTGCGGCTGTCGATCGTCAGCACGGCGATCCTGGACTTCTTCCTGACGCTGGTCATGTTCGGGACCTCGACCTCGGTGCGGGTGGCCGGATGAGGTCCACCAAGCGCGTGCTGCAGGGCCTGGCCTTCGTCACCGTCATCGTCGTCCTGCTCGGCCTGGCCGTCGCCCAGTACGTCGGGGCCTTCTCCTCCGGCGTCCCGGTCACGCTGAACGTGGCCCGGGTCGGGACCCAGATGCAGGAGCGGTCCGACGTCAAGGTCAACGGCCTGATCGTCGGGCAGGTCGACCAGGTCGTCTCGAACGGGACCGACACCAGCATCGAGATGTCGATGGAGCCGCAGTTCCTCGACCAGATCCCCGAGAACGTCACCGCGCAGCTCCTCCCCAAGACGCTGTTCGGCGAGAAGTTCGTGTCGCTGGTCCCGCCGGCCGCGCCGTCGACGGCCCGACTCGCCGCCGGCGACGTGATCCCCGAGGACCGCAGCGCGGCCGCGCTGGAGGTCGAGCGGGTGCTCGACGAGCTGCTGCCCCTGCTGCAGACCGTCCGCCCGCAGGACCTCGCGACCACCCTCGGCGCGCTGTCCCAGGCGCTGCAGGGCCGCGGCGACCAGCTCGGGGAGACCCTGACCCAGCTCAACACGCTGGTCGAGGGCCTCGACCCGGCCGTACCGGACCTGCAGGAGGACATCCGCCAGCTGGCGACGTTCTCCGACAACCTGGACCAGGCGGCGCCGGACCTGCTCGACGCACTCGACAACCTCACGGTCACCAGCCGCACGATCGTCGAGAAGCGCGAGGGGCTGCGCAACCTCTACCGCTCCGTCACCGGCGCCTCGGACGATCTACGGGCCTTCCTCGACGCCAACGGGGAGAACATCATCGGGCTGTCGGCGGCAAGCCGGCCGACGCTGGAGACGCTCGCGCGCTACTCGCCCGAGTTCCCCTGTCTGACCCGCCAGCTCGTCGAGCTGATCCCGAAGATCGACAACGCCATCCGGCCGGGCACCGACCGGGTCGGTATCAACATCACCCTCGAGATCGTCGCCAGCAAGGGCAAGTACCTGCCCGACCAGGACGAGCCGGAGTACGGCGACGACCGCGGCCCGCGCTGCTACCCGATCCCGGCCCCCGAGGGCACGCAGTACCCGCCGGACGGCCCGTTCCGCGACGGCTCCGTCCCGGGCCCGGCCCCGGACGGCCAGCCGATGGGCAACCCCGAGGACTTCGGGGTCGACACCTTCGGCACCTACGACGGGACGGACAGCTTCGATCTCATCCAGGACCAGAGCGCGGAGAACGGCGCGGGCGTGCTGCCCCCGCTGACCACCGCACTCGGCCAGATCGGCATCCAGCCGTCGTCCTACGACGGGACGCAGCAGAGCGGCTCGGTCGACATGGGCGTCGCCAACTCCGCCGGTGAGCAGGAGGTCGTCGCCCAGCTGCTCGCCGCCCAGCAGGGCGGTTCCCCGGAGGCCGTCCCGGCCTGGAGCAGCACGATGGTCGGCCCGCTGCTGCGCGGGACGGAGGTGACGCTGACGTGAGCAGGCTCCCGATCTCCCCGCTCGTCAAGTTCCTGGTGTTCGCGCTGGTCACCGCGGTGGGCACCACGCTGCTCGGCCTGACGATCGCCAACGCCCGCGGCGGCGACGTCACCGAGTACACCGCGCGCTTCACCGACGCGACCGGTCTGCTCGCCGGCGACGACGTCCGCATCGCCGGTGTCGTCGTCGGCTCGGTGAAGGACGTCCGGATCGTCGACCAGCGGGTCGCCGAGGTGGCGTTCGACGTCGACTCCTCGACCCCGCTGCCGGCGTCGGTCAACGCGACCCTGAAGTACAAGAACCTCATCGGCCAGCGGTACATGGCGCTGGACCAGGGCGCGGGCCCGACCGGCGAGACTCTCCCGGCCGACGGCCAGATCCCGATCGACCGGACCCGTCCCGCGGTCAACCTGACCGTGCTGTTCAACGGGTTCCAGCCGCTGTTCCAGGGCCTGGACCCGGACCAGATCAACAAGCTGTCGATGGAGATCGTGCAGGTCCTGCAGGGCGAGGGCGGCACGGTGCAGAGCCTGCTGGCCTCGACGTCGTCGCTGACCAACTCGATCGCCGACCGCGACCAGGTCATCGGCCAGGTCATCGACAACCTGAACCTGACCCTCGACACCGTCAACCGCAACGACGAGGGTCTCAACGAGCTGATCAGCTCGCTGCAGGCGCTGGTGTCCGGACTCGCCCAGGACCGCGAGCCCATCGGCAACGCGATCCAGTCCATCGGCGAGCTGACCCAGGTCACCGGGTCGTTCCTGGAGGACGCTCGCCCGCCGCTGCGCGACGACATCCGCAACCTCGGCGACCTCGCGACCCAGCTCGACCAGGGACGCCCCACGATCGAGCGGTTCCTGCAGTACACGCCGTTCAAGCTGAACCGGATCGCCCGCGTCGGCTCCTACGGCAGCTGGTTCAACTTCTACCTCTGCGGCCTCGACGGCCAGATCGGCATCTCGCCGATCCTGCCGCCGACCTCACTGGAGGACCTGGGCATCGGCCCGATCCGCAACCCCGAGCGGCGCTGCGGCCCGGACCCGTCCGGGATCGGCGCGGGCAACACCGTGCCGACCGACGGCTCCCAGCCGGACGGCGACAACCGGGCCCAGGACAACCCGATGCTGCGTGAGCCGACCACCGACTCCCTCCAGCAGCTGGCGACCCAGCAGCTCGGCCGGGGGCCGGTCGACTCCAGCGGCGACCCGACCGCGGCGCTGCAGCCGGGAGGAAACTGATGGCACAGGCAGGGCAGAAGCGCCCCGTCCTGACGGCGGTGGTCGGCCTCGTGCTGATCGCGGCGCTCACACTCGCCGCGTTCAACTACGAGGCGATCTTCTCCGGTGCGACCCGCTACTCCGCGGAGTTCCCCGAGGCCGCCGGGCTGCAGGCGAACGACCGGGTCACCGTCGCGGGCGTGGAGGCGGGCCGGGTGCAGAGCGTCGAACTCGACGGTGACCGCGTGAGGGTCGAGTTCTCCGTCGAGGACGCCTGGGTCGGCAACCGCACCACGGCCTCGATCGAGATCGCGACCCTGCTGGGTTCGAAGTTCCTCGCCCTGGACCCGCGCGGCGACGCCGAGCAGGATCCCGACCAGCCGATCGGCCGGGACCGGACCAAGTCCCCGTTCGACGTCGTGGACGCGTTCAACGGTCTGTCCGGCACCATCGACGGGCTCGACACCGGGCAGCTGGCGACCAGCCTCACGACGCTGTCGGACACCTTCCGCGACACCCCGCCGGAGACCCGCGGGGCGCTCGACGGGCTGTCGCGGCTGTCCAACACCATCTCCAGCCGCGACGCGGAGCTGAAGCAGCTGCTCGCCAACACCCGGCAGCTGTCGACCACGCTGGCCGACCGCCGCGGGGACGTCGTCCGGCTGGTGAACGACGGCAACCTGCTGCTCGCCGAGCTGCAGCGGCGCAAGGACGCGATCGCGAACCTGCTCGACGGGGTGCAGCGCCTGTCGATCCAGCTGCGCGGTCTCGTCGCCGACAACCAGGCGCAGCTGCGCCCGGCCCTCGAGACCCTCGACCGCGTGCTCGCGGTGCTCGAGGAGAACCGCGACAACCTCGGCGAGATCCTCGACAAGGAAGCGGTGTTCGTCCGCGTGTTCGGCAACGCCCTCGGCAACGGCCGCTGGTTCGACAACTACCTGTGCGGCCTGCTGCCGCCGGCGGTGCCGCTCGGGGGTGACTGCTGATGGGGTCCTGGGCCAACGACCGGCGCCAGATCCAGTTCGGTGCCCTGATCGCCGTCGTCGCCGTGCTGGTGGCGAGCGCGATCTGGCTGATCACCTCGGGCGGCGGCCGTCAGGTCACCGCGTACTTCACCAGCTCCGCCGCGCTCTTCCAGGACAACGACGTGCGGGTGCTCGGCGTCCCGGTCGGCAAGATCGACCGGATCACGCCCGAGGGCGACCGGGTGCGGGTCGACATGACCATCACCGACGACGAGGTGCGCCTGCCCGCCGACGTCAAGGCCGCTGTCGTCTCGCCGAGCCTGGTCACCGGTCGCTACGTGCAGCTGACCCCGGTGTGGACCGGCGGCCCCGAGTGGAACGGCGAGCCGATCCCGCTGGAGCGCACCGCGTTCCCGCTCGGCGTCGACGACCTCACCCGGACCGCCACCGAGCTCTCCCGGGCGCTCGGCCCGCAGGGGGCGAACAAGACCGGTGCGCTCAACGACGTCCTGGACGTCACCGCCCAGAACCTCGACGGCAACGGCCGGGCGCTCAACGACACCATCCGCAACCTCGGCGGACTCTCGGCGACCCTGAACGGCTCCAGCGGTGACCTGTTCGGCACCGTCACCGAGCTGCAGAAGTTCGTCGGGACGCTGCGGGAGAACGACCCCGGCATCCGCGAGCTCAACGGGAAGCTGGCCGACGTCACCGGCTTCCTCGCGAGCCAGCGCGGCGAGCTCGGCGGCGCGCTGAACCAGCTGTCCTACGCGCTCGGCGAGGTCGCGGACTTCGTGCAGGACAACCGGGCGACCCTGCGGTCGAACGTCGACAAGCTCGCGAGCGTGTCGCAGGAGGTCGTCGACCACCAGCGGGCGCTGTCCGAGATCGCCGACGTCGCCCCGGCGGCACTGAGCAACCTCACCAACATCTACAACGGTGCCTCGGAGACCCTGGACACCCGGGCCAACATCAACGAGCTGGCCTACCCGCTGCCGGTCGCGATCTGCGAGATCCTCCGCCGCGGCGCGGGCCAGCTCCCGGGCGGCCTCGACCAGCCCACGGCCGCCCTGTGCGACGGCCTCGCGCCGATCCTCGACGGCGCCGTGCCGCTGCCGACCCCGCAGCAGGTGCTCGAGCAGCTGCAGGCCGGCGGCTCCGGGGTCAACCCGGCCGTGCCGCAGCTGATGCGGGGCTCGCCGCTGTCGTTGACCGACCCGGGCTCCCAGCTGCGCGCCCCGGCCGACCCGCAGGCTCCCGCCCCCGCCGGGCAGCCCGCACCGGGTGCCACCAGCACCCCGGCCACACCGGCGCCGTCGACCACGACGGCCCCGCAGGCCACTCCCACCCCGGTCCCCGAGACCGAGGAGCGCGGGGGCGGCGGACTGTTCGGCCTGTTCGGAGGTGGATCGTGATCGGCTCCAGCGGCCGCGTCGGCCGGGTGTCGGCGCTGCTGACGGCGGTGGCGCTGTTCGCGGGCGGCTGCGGCGCGGTGGACGGCGGTCTCCGGGGCATCCCGCTGCCCGGTGGCGCGAACCTGGGCGACGACCCGTACTCGGTGCAGATCGAGTTCGCCGACGTCGTCGACCTCGTCCCGCAGTCGATCGTGCGCGTCGGTGACGTGCCGGTCGGCGCGGTCGAGACCGTCGCCGTCGAGCCGGGGTCGTGGAACGCGCTGGTCACCGTCGCGGTGAACCGCGACGTCACGCTCCCGGCCAACGCCACCGCGCGGGTCCGCACGACCTCGCTGCTCGGTGAGAAGTTCGTCGAGCTGTCCCCGCCGACCGTTCCCGCCGAGGGCGACCTCGCGCGGAGCGGGAAGATCGGGCTGCAGGCCAGCGGGCGCGCGGCCGAGGTCGAGGAGGTCCTCGGGGCCCTGTCGCTGCTGCTCAACGGCGGCGGCGTGGCCCAGATCCGGACCATCTCCACCGAGCTGAACAACGCACTGTCCGGGCGCGAGCCGCAGGTGCGGGCGCTGCTGGACAACCTCGACCGGCTCGTCGGCTCGCTCGACAGCTCCAAGGACGACATCAACCGGGCGCTCGACGGGCTCAACCGGCTGTCGGCCACGCTCGCCGAGCGTCGCCCGCAGATCGAGAACGCCCTGCAGAACATCAGCCCCGGCCTGCGCGAGCTCGAGTCCCAGCGCACCCAGCTGGTCGGCATGCTGCAGGCGCTCGACCGGCTGTCCGGCGTCGCGACGAACGTCGTCAACCGGTCCCGCGACGACCTGCTCGCCGACCTGGAGGCGCTGCGCCCGGTGCTGCGGAACCTGGCCGACTCCGGCCAGAACCTGCCGGACTCGCTGCAGCTGCTGCTGTCCATCCCGTTCACCGACGCGGCCACCGACGCTGTCGCCGGTGACTACGCCAACCTCTACGTGAAGCTGGACCTGGACCTCGGTTCGATCCTGCGCAACATCCTCAACTCCAACCAGCTCGGGCTCCCGCTCGACCCGACGCAGCTGGCCCAGCTGCCGCCCACCGCGCAGCTGCTGACGCCGCTGCTCGGCGCGACGCCGCGGCAGTCGGCCCCGGCGGTCCCGGGTGCGCCCGCGCTGCCGCTGCTCGGGACCGAGCAGCCCACCACCGCGCCGGCGCCGCCCGCCTCGGGCACCGCGACGGCCACCCCGGCACCGGCGGCGACCCCGGCACCGAGCCCGACGCCGGAGCAGGGCTCCGGTAGCGGCGGCCTGCTCGGCGGACTCTTCGGAGGCGGATCGTGATCACCAAGACCGTCCGCTGGCAGCTGATCGCGCTGGTGCTCGTCACCGTCGTGGCGGTCGGCTACGCGGGCTTCCGCTATGCGGGCCTCGACCGCATATTCGGCGCGACGACCTACCCGGTCACGGTGGAGCTCGCCGACTCCGGCGGGATCTTCAGCGGCGCCGACGTCACCTACCGCGGCGTGAGCGTCGGCCGGGTCGGGCAGCTGTCGCTGACCGCCCGCGGCGTCGACGTCCAGCTCGACATCGAGAACTCCGCGCCGTCCATCCCGGCCGACGCCCGGGCCGTCGTCGGGAACCTCTCGCCGATCGGCGAGCAGTACGTCGACCTCCAGCCGGTGGCCGACGGCGGCGAGGCGCTCGCCTCCGGCTCGGTCATCCCGCAGGACCGCACCCGGACCCCGGTCCAGATCAACACCTTCCTGACCGAGCTGGACCAGCTCGTGTCGACGGTGCCGAAGGACTCGCTGCAGACCGTCGTCCGCGAGCTCGGCCAGGGCTTCGAGGGCACCGCGCAGCCGCTGCAGCAGCTGCTCGACACCACCGGGGAGTTCACCCGGGCCGCCACCGACGCGCTGCCGCAGACGACCGCGCTGATCCGCGACGCCCGCCCGGTACTCACCACGCAGAACGAGGTGGCCCCGCAGTTCCAGGAGTTCAGCCGCGGCCTGCGCGAGGTCACCGAGCAGCTCAAGCAGTCCGACCCGGACCTGCGTCGGATCATCGACGACGGCCCGCGCCTCGGCGACCAGGTCAGCGGCCTCCTCCGGGAGAGCGGCCCCGGGCTCGGCGAGTCGATCGCGAACCTGCGGACGGTGACCGAGCTGCTGGCCCCGCGTCAGGCGGGCCTGCGTCAGCTGCTCGTCACCTACCCCGGCCTGGTGTCGGTCGCGCCGAAGGTCGTGCCCGGCGACGGGACCGCGCACCTCGGCCTGGTCGTCAACATCGCCGACCCGCCGGTCTGCACCCGGGGCTACGAGGGCACGCCCAACCGCGGTGGCCTCGACGTCTCCGAGCGACCGGTGAACGAGGACGCCCGCTGCGCCGAGCCCCCCGGCAGCCCCACCAACGTGCGCGGAATGCAGAATGTGCCCAGGCCCCAGCCGCTCGAGGTGCCGGACTACTCCGGCAACTCGGGGTTCGGCGGCCACGGTGACGGTCAGCACGGCGGCGGCGACCCCGCCGACGGGCCGGCCCCGCGGCCGAATGCCGGGTCGCTCGGCGACGACCGTGCCGAGCGGGTCGCGATGCCGGGCCTGGTGACGAGCTTCGCCCAGATCCTGGGCGGTTGAGCACGACGGTCGTGCCCCGTCCGGGGCGCGACCGGCACGACGGCCGGGCCACACCCGGGCCCGGCCGGCACGACGACCGCGGGGGACCGCCGTCCGCCGGACGACGCGGACCCCCACGGCCGGCCCACGGCCGCCCGGTGCGGTCGCCGAGCGGCTGTGCCCCCGCAGCCGGGAGGAGGAACGCTCCCCGATGAACACCGACGTTGCCGGCTCCGACGCCGACACGAAGGCCGACCCGAAGGCCGACACGACGGCGGACACCCCCGACGGTTCCCCGCCCGTGGAGCCTGCCACCGGCCGGGACGGCGGCCAGACCCCGCCCGGGCCGCTCGCCAGGGCGCTGCCCGTGGCCGCCGTCGTGGCGGGGGTGCTCGCGGTCGTGCTGGGCTGCCTGTGGCTGTTCGCGCTGAACAGCGACGCCACCCAGGTCGCGCAGGCCCGCGACGCGGCACTCCGTGACGCCCGCCAGGCGGTGATCAACCTGAACACCCTGGACCACAAGGACGCCCAGAAGGGACTGGACCTGTGGATCCAGTCCTCGGCCGGGTCGGTCCGCGACGAGTTCGTGTCCAACCGCGACGCCTACGCCAAGCTGGTCACCGACCAGAAGCGCACCACCACCGCGACCGTCACCGACGCCGCGGTGACCGAGGTCGACCCGCGCGCCGGGACCGCCCGGGTACTCGCCGGCGTCGACGTGAACGTCACGCCCGAGGGCGGTCAGCCCACCGTGACCCGCCAGCGCATCGAGCTCGGCATGGTCCGTACCGACGACGGCTGGAAGGTCGACGCCCTGAAGCCGCTGGTCAGCCCGGGCACGGGCTGACCCTCCGGCCCGACCCCCGGCCCCCCGGCGGTGCCCCGCGCCGCCCCGCACCCAGGTCGACCACCCCAGGAGGTCACCGCATGTCCACCCCCCGCCGCCGCCCCGCGGGCGGCATCCGCAGGCCCCAGGTCGCGGGCCGCCCGCGCACCCGCACCGACGAGCCCGACGAGGAGGAGACCGGCACCGGCGGTGTCGCCCTCGACGAGCGCTCCGGTGCCGCGGTCCCGCCCGCCGCCCCGGTCCGCTCCGGAGGCGCCGGACGCACCGACGCCTCCGGCACGACCGACGCCTCCGACCCGGCCGACGCCTCCGACCCGGCCGACGCCGGCGACGCGGCCGACGCCGGCGACGCGGCCGATGCCGGTGCGGCCTATGCCGACGGCACCCCGCGCCGCCGGTCGTTGCTGTCCGCCCCGACGACCCGGCGGGCGACCGGGCTGCTGCTCGCCGTCACGGTGCTGCTCGTCGCGGCGGCCGCGTTCTTCGGCGCCGAGTGGTACCGCACGAGCTTCACCGGCTCGGCGGCCAACACCGCGCTGAGCGACGTCGGCACCACCACCCAGGTCAGCGAGCAGGTCGGCGAGGCGATCACGAAGGTCTACTCGTTCGACTACGCCCGCCTCCAGCAGGCCGAGGACGACGCCCGGGCCGTCATCACCCCGGGCTTCCAGCCGGAGTTCGACAAGATCTTCGGCAGCGTGAAGGACCTCGCCCCGCAGCAGAAGGCCGTGGTCACCGCGACGATCCCGAAGCTCGCCGCGGCCAGCATCGACGGGGACCGCGCGACCGTCTACGCCTTCGTCAACCAGGTCATCCGGCGCCAGGCCGACGGCGGTGCCCCGCAGGAGGGGGCCGCGGCGGCCCGGCTGCGGGTCGACGCCCAGTTCGTCGACGGCCGCTGGAAGATCTCCGCGATGACGCCGGCCTGACCCGGCCCACGCGCCCGCCACGGTGCCCCGTACCCCCGGTCGACGGGGGTGCGGGGCACCGGCGTATGGTGGTCCACGATCCACCGAAGACCGCAGGTCCGCGCCCGGGTTCCGGGTGCACGAAGGTTCCGGGAACAACCGGACGGCCAGCGCAGGAGGACGAGGCGACACCGGGCGCGCGAGCGCCCCAACGAACTTCCGACGCCCCGTGCTGCTGCGCACGGGGCGTTCGTCGTCTCCGGGGTCGGAGTGGGAACTGCGTCGGTGGCACCCCCAAGCACGTCCCACGTGCACGAGACCGACCCCCGAGAGGAGGGCAGCGATGGCAGCACCTGAGAAGGTCGCAGCGGTCGAGGAGATCACCAACCGCTTCCGCGAGTCGGACGCCTCGGTCGTGACCGAGTACCGCGGGCTCAGCGTCGCCAAGCTGACCCAGCTGCGCCGGGACCTGGGTTCGGACGCGAACTTCCGCGTCGCGAAGAACACCCTGGTCAAGCGCGCGGCGGCGGAGGCCGGGGTCCAGGGCCTGGACGACCTGCTCGCCGGCCCGACGGCCATCACCTTCATCAAGGGTGAGCCCGTCGAGGCCGCGAAGGCGATCAAGCAGTTCGCGAAGGACAACCCCGGTCTGACGATCAAGGGCGGGTACATGGACGGGCGCGCCCTGTCCACCGCCGAGGTCGAGCAGCTGGCGGACCTCGAGACCCGTGAGGTCCTGCTGGCCAAGCTGGCCGGCGCGATGAAGGCCAACCTGTCCAAGGCCGCCGGGCTGTTCAACGCCCCGGCCTCGCAGGTCGCCCGCCTCGCGCAGGCGCTGGCCGACAAGAAGGCCGAGTCCGGCGAGTCCGCCGCTCCGGCCGAGGCCGACGGCGACTCCGCCGAGAGCTGACCACCACCCCCATCTGTCTTTCGTAGAAAGGACCGCCACCATGGCGAAGCTGTCCACCGACGAGCTGCTCGACGCCTTCAAGGAGCTCACCCTGCTGGAGCTCTCGGACTTCGTGAAGAAGTTCGAGGACACCTTCGAGGTCACCGCGGCCGCCCCGGTCGCCGTCGCCGCCGCGGGTGCCCCCGCCGCCGGTGCCGCCCCCGCCGAGGAGGAGAAGGACGAGTTCGACGTCGTCCTCGAGGCCGCCGGTGACAAGAAGATCCAGGTCATCAAGGTCGTCCGCGAGGTCGTCTCGGGCCTGGGCCTGAAGGAGGCGAAGGACCTCGTCGAGTCCGCGCCGAAGCCGCTGCTCGAGGGTGTCGCCAAGGAGGCCGCCGAGGCCGCCAAGACGAAGCTCGAGGAGGCCGGCGCCAAGGTCTCGCTCAAGTGACCTGAGCACCGCTCGCACGAAGGGGCGCCGATCC is a window from the Pseudonocardia sp. HH130629-09 genome containing:
- a CDS encoding MlaE family ABC transporter permease, whose protein sequence is MVTRLGARTRRAAQAPLNQLEELGDQLSLYIRSILWIPKTLTRYKKEVARLLAEVSFGSGALIVILGTVGVMASLSLFVGSLVGLQGFRALDALGVEALTGFITAYFNTRSIAPLVAASALTATLGAGFTAQLGAMRISEEIDALEVMAVPSVPYLVTTRVVAGIVAIIPIYTLGLLASYAASRINVTLINGLPGGTYDHYFDLFLPVSDVLLSYLKVIVFATVIILIHCHYGYSAKGGPAGVGVAVGRAVRLSIVSTAILDFFLTLVMFGTSTSVRVAG
- a CDS encoding MCE family protein, with the protein product MRSTKRVLQGLAFVTVIVVLLGLAVAQYVGAFSSGVPVTLNVARVGTQMQERSDVKVNGLIVGQVDQVVSNGTDTSIEMSMEPQFLDQIPENVTAQLLPKTLFGEKFVSLVPPAAPSTARLAAGDVIPEDRSAAALEVERVLDELLPLLQTVRPQDLATTLGALSQALQGRGDQLGETLTQLNTLVEGLDPAVPDLQEDIRQLATFSDNLDQAAPDLLDALDNLTVTSRTIVEKREGLRNLYRSVTGASDDLRAFLDANGENIIGLSAASRPTLETLARYSPEFPCLTRQLVELIPKIDNAIRPGTDRVGINITLEIVASKGKYLPDQDEPEYGDDRGPRCYPIPAPEGTQYPPDGPFRDGSVPGPAPDGQPMGNPEDFGVDTFGTYDGTDSFDLIQDQSAENGAGVLPPLTTALGQIGIQPSSYDGTQQSGSVDMGVANSAGEQEVVAQLLAAQQGGSPEAVPAWSSTMVGPLLRGTEVTLT
- a CDS encoding MCE family protein — translated: MAQAGQKRPVLTAVVGLVLIAALTLAAFNYEAIFSGATRYSAEFPEAAGLQANDRVTVAGVEAGRVQSVELDGDRVRVEFSVEDAWVGNRTTASIEIATLLGSKFLALDPRGDAEQDPDQPIGRDRTKSPFDVVDAFNGLSGTIDGLDTGQLATSLTTLSDTFRDTPPETRGALDGLSRLSNTISSRDAELKQLLANTRQLSTTLADRRGDVVRLVNDGNLLLAELQRRKDAIANLLDGVQRLSIQLRGLVADNQAQLRPALETLDRVLAVLEENRDNLGEILDKEAVFVRVFGNALGNGRWFDNYLCGLLPPAVPLGGDC
- a CDS encoding MCE family protein gives rise to the protein MGSWANDRRQIQFGALIAVVAVLVASAIWLITSGGGRQVTAYFTSSAALFQDNDVRVLGVPVGKIDRITPEGDRVRVDMTITDDEVRLPADVKAAVVSPSLVTGRYVQLTPVWTGGPEWNGEPIPLERTAFPLGVDDLTRTATELSRALGPQGANKTGALNDVLDVTAQNLDGNGRALNDTIRNLGGLSATLNGSSGDLFGTVTELQKFVGTLRENDPGIRELNGKLADVTGFLASQRGELGGALNQLSYALGEVADFVQDNRATLRSNVDKLASVSQEVVDHQRALSEIADVAPAALSNLTNIYNGASETLDTRANINELAYPLPVAICEILRRGAGQLPGGLDQPTAALCDGLAPILDGAVPLPTPQQVLEQLQAGGSGVNPAVPQLMRGSPLSLTDPGSQLRAPADPQAPAPAGQPAPGATSTPATPAPSTTTAPQATPTPVPETEERGGGGLFGLFGGGS
- a CDS encoding MCE family protein encodes the protein MIGSSGRVGRVSALLTAVALFAGGCGAVDGGLRGIPLPGGANLGDDPYSVQIEFADVVDLVPQSIVRVGDVPVGAVETVAVEPGSWNALVTVAVNRDVTLPANATARVRTTSLLGEKFVELSPPTVPAEGDLARSGKIGLQASGRAAEVEEVLGALSLLLNGGGVAQIRTISTELNNALSGREPQVRALLDNLDRLVGSLDSSKDDINRALDGLNRLSATLAERRPQIENALQNISPGLRELESQRTQLVGMLQALDRLSGVATNVVNRSRDDLLADLEALRPVLRNLADSGQNLPDSLQLLLSIPFTDAATDAVAGDYANLYVKLDLDLGSILRNILNSNQLGLPLDPTQLAQLPPTAQLLTPLLGATPRQSAPAVPGAPALPLLGTEQPTTAPAPPASGTATATPAPAATPAPSPTPEQGSGSGGLLGGLFGGGS
- a CDS encoding MCE family protein, which produces MITKTVRWQLIALVLVTVVAVGYAGFRYAGLDRIFGATTYPVTVELADSGGIFSGADVTYRGVSVGRVGQLSLTARGVDVQLDIENSAPSIPADARAVVGNLSPIGEQYVDLQPVADGGEALASGSVIPQDRTRTPVQINTFLTELDQLVSTVPKDSLQTVVRELGQGFEGTAQPLQQLLDTTGEFTRAATDALPQTTALIRDARPVLTTQNEVAPQFQEFSRGLREVTEQLKQSDPDLRRIIDDGPRLGDQVSGLLRESGPGLGESIANLRTVTELLAPRQAGLRQLLVTYPGLVSVAPKVVPGDGTAHLGLVVNIADPPVCTRGYEGTPNRGGLDVSERPVNEDARCAEPPGSPTNVRGMQNVPRPQPLEVPDYSGNSGFGGHGDGQHGGGDPADGPAPRPNAGSLGDDRAERVAMPGLVTSFAQILGG
- the rplJ gene encoding 50S ribosomal protein L10, coding for MAAPEKVAAVEEITNRFRESDASVVTEYRGLSVAKLTQLRRDLGSDANFRVAKNTLVKRAAAEAGVQGLDDLLAGPTAITFIKGEPVEAAKAIKQFAKDNPGLTIKGGYMDGRALSTAEVEQLADLETREVLLAKLAGAMKANLSKAAGLFNAPASQVARLAQALADKKAESGESAAPAEADGDSAES
- the rplL gene encoding 50S ribosomal protein L7/L12, yielding MAKLSTDELLDAFKELTLLELSDFVKKFEDTFEVTAAAPVAVAAAGAPAAGAAPAEEEKDEFDVVLEAAGDKKIQVIKVVREVVSGLGLKEAKDLVESAPKPLLEGVAKEAAEAAKTKLEEAGAKVSLK